A stretch of Lactuca sativa cultivar Salinas chromosome 6, Lsat_Salinas_v11, whole genome shotgun sequence DNA encodes these proteins:
- the LOC111901816 gene encoding BRI1 kinase inhibitor 1, with protein sequence MMDNADDEQTYFNKQESMLLHQTSQNPCSPPSSPPPATASPSSVSSSPTHEFSFTVSLHPNPPPIFTQRHNSDTYDSDNNHKTDTTSSLLPYPPLTAIDLSPADDIFFHGHLLPLHLLSPLPVSPRSSTNSMDSYTLPSSLLYDQTNPIGNTSFHCHHQTAFSDFEEPEVAISNQNRPKSKSFSLFSIPKWKKRSDDERERGEDQNTKKLKLDLGQLIKRYMKMVRPLLSFPKSRRSNTTFNHQSYSFSGNSLSSKSSKLPHMNRGGKRRGQFSAPASMRTSPANSGIILNSGTVSPAKSTTSESTMEELHAAIQAAIAHCKNSIAIEEKIQSEN encoded by the coding sequence ATGATGGATAACGCCGATGATGAGCAAACTTACTTTAATAAACAAGAATCAATGCTACTACACCAAACTAGCCAAAATCCATGTTCACCACCGTCTTCACCACCACCAGCCACCGCATCACCTTCCTCAGTCTCTTCATCTCCTACTCATGAATTCTCCTTTACCGTTTCTCTCCACCCAAACCCACCACCAATATTCACTCAACGTCATAATTCTGATACTTATGATAGCGATAACAACCATAAAACCGACACTACTAGTTCTCTTCTACCATATCCACCATTGACAGCTATTGACTTATCTCCAGCGGATGATATCTTCTTCCACGGCCATCTCCTTCCTCTTCACCTCCTATCTCCTCTCCCTGTCTCCCCTCGCTCCTCCACAAACTCAATGGACAGTTATACCCTCCCCAGCAGCCTCTTATATGACCAAACCAACCCTATCGGAAACACCAGCTTCCACTGCCACCACCAAACCGCCTTCTCCGATTTCGAAGAGCCTGAGGTCGCCATTAGCaatcaaaaccgaccaaagtccAAATCTTTTTCACTCTTTAGCATACCCAAATGGAAAAAAAGGAGTGATGATGAGAGAGAAAGAGGTGAAGATCAAAATACCAAGAAGCTGAAGTTAGATTTAGGTCAGCTCATCAAGAGGTACATGAAAATGGTAAGGCCTTTGTTGTCATTTCCAAAGTCGAGGAGGTCAAATACGACTTTTAACCATCAGTCATATTCATTTTCTGGAAACTCACTGAGTTCCAAGAGTAGTAAACTGCCGCATATGAATAGAGGTGGTAAGAGAAGAGGGCAGTTCTCGGCGCCGGCGTCTATGCGGACTTCTCCGGCTAACAGCGGAATCATTCTTAACTCGGGGACTGTGAGTCCCGCCAAAAGTACAACAAGTGAAAGCACCATGGAAGAATTACATGCTGCAATTCAAGCTGCTATTGCTCATTGTAAGAATTCCATCGCCATCGAAGAGAAAATTCAGTCCGAAAATtaa